A genomic stretch from candidate division TA06 bacterium includes:
- a CDS encoding periplasmic heavy metal sensor, producing the protein MILKILVVVLIVSVVINLAAVLTFGFYWWNEGGSKRGIPPRGMGEGPDWRASRLGHRLNLTEEQIKAMDAGREEMRSKMASLRGKLSEKRKELTGLLGEPELDRVKADALFEEIATLQTELEVLAFEKLRDISKILTPEQREQFLELYERRLRMRPGSREGRPERRMEDRRGRGREGGKMRRDDR; encoded by the coding sequence ATGATCCTGAAGATTCTTGTTGTCGTTCTCATCGTGTCAGTCGTGATAAATTTGGCGGCTGTGTTGACTTTTGGTTTCTACTGGTGGAATGAGGGAGGCTCCAAAAGAGGTATTCCTCCGAGGGGGATGGGGGAAGGACCAGACTGGAGAGCAAGTCGTTTGGGACACAGACTGAATCTTACTGAGGAACAGATAAAGGCGATGGATGCAGGGCGGGAAGAAATGAGGTCGAAAATGGCCTCCTTGCGGGGAAAGTTGTCTGAGAAACGGAAGGAGTTGACTGGGTTACTGGGGGAGCCTGAACTCGATAGGGTAAAAGCGGATGCTCTATTCGAAGAAATTGCCACATTGCAGACAGAACTCGAGGTTCTGGCTTTCGAGAAATTACGCGACATAAGTAAGATACTCACGCCAGAACAAAGGGAGCAATTTCTCGAGCTCTATGAACGAAGATTACGTATGCGCCCTGGTTCTCGGGAAGGGCGTCCTGAGCGGAGGATGGAAGACCGTCGCGGACGTGGAAGAGAAGGTGGCAAAATGCGACGAGACGATAGATAG